A window from Esox lucius isolate fEsoLuc1 chromosome 16, fEsoLuc1.pri, whole genome shotgun sequence encodes these proteins:
- the kctd4 gene encoding BTB/POZ domain-containing protein KCTD4: MEWNLRRMDSEQSNPDLLQPSKSFKKPSSGTITLNVGGFLYAAHRTTLCRHQGSVLEELASGRRPVQHTDSMGNPFIDRDGPVFRHILNFLRIGDLQLPDDFRESGLLRREAEFYRLGGLVEAISEWEGQRAAQREPAFLELTDERSQGFKVYCSDPTFIDKVKGRLVLISKSRLDDFPEEFEVSSNLIQFRHFIKSDPGSRLVLKQDSTFVCTLECLKLETVMLALKAGFTLISSLDSTKGSVVAADALHFVK; the protein is encoded by the coding sequence ATGGAATGGAACCTCAGAAGGATGGACAGCGAACAGTCAAACCCAGACCTTCTGCAGCCCAGCAAGagctttaagaagccctcctcaGGCACCATCACGCTCAACGTGGGGGGCTTTCTGTATGCCGCACACCGCACCACACTCTGCCGTCACCAGGGGTCAGTGTTGGAGGAGCTGGCCAGTGGCAGGAGGCCAGTCCAGCACACGGACTCCATGGGCAACCCCTTCATCGACCGCGACGGCCCCGTGTTCCGGCACATTCTCAACTTCCTGCGCATCGGAGACCTGCAGCTGCCGGACGACTTCAGAGAATCGGGCCTCCTGAGGCGGGAAGCAGAGTTCTATCGCCTCGGTGGACTGGTGGAGGCCATTTCGGAGTGGGAGGGGCAGCGGGCAGCCCAGCGCGAGCCTGCCTTCCTGGAACTGACTGACGAGAGGTCGCAGGGATTCAAGGTTTACTGCAGTGACCCCACCTTCATCGACAAGGTTAAAGGTCGGCTGGTTCTGATCTCAAAGAGTCGCCTGGACGACTTTCCAGAAGAGTTTGAGGTGTCATCCAACTTAATCCAGTTCCGCCACTTCATTAAGTCGGACCCAGGCTCCAGGCTGGTGCTGAAGCAGGACAGTACCTTTGTGTGCACCTTGGAGTGTCTGAAGCTGGAGACGGTGATGCTGGCCCTGAAAGCTGGTTTCACTTTGATCTCCTCTCTGGACAGCACCAAGGGATCTGTGGTGGCCGCCGACGCTTTGCACTTTGTCAAGTAA
- the LOC105016383 gene encoding translationally-controlled tumor protein homolog isoform X3 — MVSRTEDIDDSLLGANASAELQDEGCESSTVSGVDIVLNHKLQETTFTKDSYKGYIKDYMKAIKAKLEENNPDRVKPFMTGAQEEIKKIMGNIKNYQFFTGESMNPDGMVGLLDFREDGITPFMTFFKDGLEIEKC, encoded by the exons ATGGTCAGTAGAACGGAGGACATAGATGACTCCCTGCTTGGTGCGAATGCGTCAGCAGAGTTGCAGGATGAGGGCTGCGAGTCCTCCACGGTCAGTGGAGTGGACATCGTCCTCAACCACAAACTGCAGGAGACCACCTTCACCAAAGACTCCTACAAGGGATACATCAAGGACTACATGAAGGC gatcaAGGCGAAGCTAGAGGAGAACAATCCAGACAGAGTGAAGCCCTTCATGACAGGAGCTCAGGAGGAGATCAAGAAGATAATGGGCAATATCAAGAACTACCAG TTTTTCACCGGTGAGTCTATGAACCCAGATGGTATGGTTGGTCTGCTGGACTTCCGTGAGGACGGCATCACTCCCTTCATGACCTTCTTCAAAGACGGCCTGGAGATCGAGAAATGC TAA
- the LOC105016383 gene encoding translationally-controlled tumor protein homolog isoform X2 codes for MQMVSRTEDIDDSLLGANASAELQDEGCESSTVSGVDIVLNHKLQETTFTKDSYKGYIKDYMKAIKAKLEENNPDRVKPFMTGAQEEIKKIMGNIKNYQFFTGESMNPDGMVGLLDFREDGITPFMTFFKDGLEIEKC; via the exons ATGGTCAGTAGAACGGAGGACATAGATGACTCCCTGCTTGGTGCGAATGCGTCAGCAGAGTTGCAGGATGAGGGCTGCGAGTCCTCCACGGTCAGTGGAGTGGACATCGTCCTCAACCACAAACTGCAGGAGACCACCTTCACCAAAGACTCCTACAAGGGATACATCAAGGACTACATGAAGGC gatcaAGGCGAAGCTAGAGGAGAACAATCCAGACAGAGTGAAGCCCTTCATGACAGGAGCTCAGGAGGAGATCAAGAAGATAATGGGCAATATCAAGAACTACCAG TTTTTCACCGGTGAGTCTATGAACCCAGATGGTATGGTTGGTCTGCTGGACTTCCGTGAGGACGGCATCACTCCCTTCATGACCTTCTTCAAAGACGGCCTGGAGATCGAGAAATGC TAA